The following proteins come from a genomic window of Panthera leo isolate Ple1 chromosome E2, P.leo_Ple1_pat1.1, whole genome shotgun sequence:
- the LOC122207733 gene encoding 60S ribosomal protein L30-like: MGKFLETKGVLAAAWEYSLLKVPIPSRKIVAAKKMKKSLELVNSSFQLVMTSGKYMLGYKQTLKIIRYGKVKLVVLANNCPALRKSEIEYCGMLAKTGAHHYSGNNINLSTAWKKYYRVSTLTSIDPGDSDVIRSMPEQIGEK, translated from the exons ATGGGGAAGTTCCTAgaaacaaaaggagttttggcagctgcttgggaatattccttactTAAAGTCCCCATCCCGAG CAGGAAGATAGTGGCagcaaagaagatgaaaaagtcgCTGGAGTTGGTCAATTCTAGTTTCCAACTCGTTATGACAAGTGGAAAGTACATGCTGGGGTACAAGCAGACTCTGAAAATAATCAGATATGGCAAAGTGAAACTGGTTGTCCTCGCCAACAACTGCCCAGCCTTGAGGAAATCTGAGATAGAATACTGTGGCATGTTGGCTAAAACTGGCGCCCATCACTACAGTGGCAATAATATTAATTTGAGCACAGCATGGAAGAAATATTACAGAGTAAGCACTCTGACTAGCATtgatccaggtgattctgatgtcaTTAGAAGCATGCCAGAACAGATTGGTGAAAAGTAA